The Chloroflexota bacterium genome includes the window CTGAGTGCGGACAACAATCTGGCCGAACGGAGCCTTCGTCCGCTGGTGGTAGCGCGCAAGATCAGCGGGGGTACGCGGAGTAGCCGCGGTAGCAGGATCACGTTGGCCCTGGCCAGTCTCTTTGAGACGTGGAAAGCACGTGGGCTCAATCCCCTTACGCAGTGCTTCAGTATGCTTGCTCAAGGCCCTTAACCTCGAAGCTGAAATTTCTTACCTCAAATCTGAACAGTTACGACGGAGGCAAGGACCATTTGACAAAGCATGGAATTCATGCTATATTGTTGTTAACGCTACCGTTAGCGTTAACAAAAATCTTGGGAGAGACCTTCTGTTGTCCCAGCGCGTGACGATGACCGATGTCGCGAGACAAGCTGGCGTTTCTGTGATGACCGTCTCGCGAGCGATCAATCGCAAACCTGATGTAAGTCCAGCCACCCGCCAACGGGTGCTTGAAATTGCTGAACGTCTGGGCTATCGGCCTGATAGCATTGCGCGTGGATTGGCCACCAAGCACACAGGTACGATCGGTCTGGTAGTGCCTGATGTGGCTAATCCCTTTTTCTCCGAAGTAGCGCGCGGAGCAGAGCACGTGGCCTATGCTGAGGGATACAATGTCTTTCTGTGCAACACAGACGAAGACCTCGCCAGAGAAGTAGCGGTATTGCGCTCGCTGGAAGAGAAACGGGTGGATGGTATTGTGCTATGCAGCTCGAGGCTCGAGGATGCAGAATTGCGCGCAGCCCTAGTCCATCACTCGGCGGTTGTCCTGGTCAATAGGCGCTTGGAAGGGGACAATGTGAGCGCAGTGCTGGTAGATGATGAAGCTGGTGGTCGGATGGCGACACAGCATCTATTGCAATCTGGCCATCAAGCGATTGGTTTCCTAGCCGGCCCACCTGTTTCGCGCAGTGGTCGTTTGCGGCTTAAAGGCTACTGTTCCGCCTTGGCACTGGCTGGACTATCCTGTCGTCCTGATTGGATGCCGCACTGTTCCCCCACGGTGGAGGGGGGGCGAAAAGCAGCTCGAGAGCTGCTTACCAAATTTCCAGAAATGACTGCCCTTTTCTGTTATAATGACTTGGTCGCAATCGGTGCGCTACGGGCTAGCGCTGACCTGGGGCGAAGAGTGCCACATGACCTGGCAGTTGTAGGCGCCGATGATATCCCACTGGCTGCTCTGGTTACCCCATCTTTGACTACTTGCCGTGCGCCCCGCTATGAACTGGGCAGTCGAGCGATGCGTTTGTTGCTGGATCTGATATCGGGTCGCTTCTCAGGATGCGAGGAGGTCGTACTGCAACCAGAACTGGTCGTTCGTGCTAGCGCACCGTAAGGAGTAAAGATTAGTTTATCCTGAATGAGGGCCAAAGAAAGGGCATCTATGTCCAAACGAAATTATGTTTATGGTCCGGCATTCATAACACGTTATCGTTTTCCAACTCATATCAACGACCTGATCCTCGACCGTGCAGAATCAGACGCTGCTGAAGCATTCTTCGTCATTGTGGAACCGGGCACTGCAGCGCCGCTACACGTCCACCATGACGTAGAGCAGATCTTCTATGTACTTGAAGGGACTGGCATACTACAGATTGGCAGCGATAATCCACAGTACTATGCCATCAAATCTGGTGATCTTGTGTATATCCCGTGCCACACATTCCACAGCACCCGCTGCGATGGCGAGCAACCACTTCGTTATTTAAGTGTGGACTGTTTCATTTCTGGCAAACCTGCGGATGAACCAACTTGGGACAGTCATGTGCAGCGACTCTGTGAGCAAATGGGCTGGGATTTTGCGCAGATTCGAAATGCTAGTTCCTGTTCGGTCAGAGCGCTCTAAATATGAAAAAGGAGGTGAGACAGCGGAGATACTATACAGAATCCTCGAGAGCGGGTGGAGAAACGGTGTGTTACATCTCATTGTCAACCAAAAATAGAGTAACAAAGGAGGGATAGAGATGTTTCTCAAAGGAAGAGGATATTTATGGACGTCGCTGTTGACGGGGGTATTGGTGCTTTCTTTGACGCTTGGCGCTTGTGCTCCCCAACCAACACCCACACCTACGCCTATGCCACCGACACCTGTGCCAGCGCAACCCACTCCTGTTCCGGCGACCCCCACGCCTGTGCCCGTGAAATACAACGAGGCACCGATGTTAGCCGAGCTGGTCAAGGCAGGCAAGTTGCCTCCGGTTGAGCAGCGTCTACCAGAGAATCCTTTAGTTGTCCCCGTAGTGGAAGAAATCGGCCAATATGGTGGTGTGTGGCGACGCGCGTTCCTTGGCCCTGCGGATGCCAACAACTACGTCCGTGTGGTGTATGATTCACTAGTGCGTTTCTCGCCCGATGGTGGCTCGATAGAACCCAAGATCGCTGAAGGGTGGGAGGTCTCTCAGGACCTGACCACATGGACCATCAAGCTACGCAAAGGGGCCAAGTGGTCAGATGGTGCGCCTATGACCGCCGATGACATCATGTTCTGGTACAACGATGTGCTCCTCAACACGGACCTCACTCCTTCCCTTCCAGGCTGGATGAAGAATAAGGACGGCTCGCCCGCATTGGTCGAGAAGGTGGACGACTACACCGTGCGTTGGGTCTATAAGCAACCCAATGGTTTCTTCCTGACGGAGTTGGCCAACAAGGATGGAGGAGACCGGACCTATGCGGTCTTCTTGCCCGCACACTATCTGAAACAGTTCCATCCCAAGTACACCCCCCAGGAAGAAATTGACAAGATCGTGAAGGCAGAGGGCTTTAACACCTGGGCCGAGATGTTTGCTGCCAAGAATGCTCCACCTGAGAACCCAGAGCGGCCCACGATGGCTGCCTGGGTGCCGACAACCCGCGTCAGCGACCCCGTACTTGTTTTGAAGCGCAACCCGTATTACATTGGCGTAGACCCGGCTGGGAATCAACTGCCTTACATCGATGAGGTGCGGTTCACTTTCTTCGCTGACGCGCAGGCCCTGAACCTGGCCGCCATCGCTGGTGAGTTCGATCTACAGGCACGGCATATCAACATGGCCAATTACCCAGTGCTAAAGGAGAACGAGGCGAAGGGTAAATATCGAGTGATCACCTGGCCAACGTTCGGCGGTTCCGATGCGGCCGTATGGTTTAACCAAACCTATGACGCGGATCCGGAAATCGCTACACTGCTGCGCACAAAGGATTTCCGCATTGCTCTCTCCTATGCCATTAACCGAGAGCAAATCAAAGAGTCGGTCTTCCTGGGGTTGGGTGAACCTCGGCAGTGTGTTCCTGCACCTTGGCATCCGTACTATCCTGGCGATGAGTGGGCTAAGAAGTACACAGAGTACAGGCCCGATGAAGCTAACAGGCTGCTGGATAGCATTGGTCTCACCAAGAAGGATGCAGAGGGCTTCCGATTGCTGCCGAGCGGCAAGCGGGTTATCCTGGAAATCAACGTGACGCCAGCCTTTGGTCCTTGGCCCGATGTGGCACAATTGATCGCTAGGGACTGGGAGCAAGTGGGTATCAAGACCATTGTCCAAATCAGGGAGCGTGCGTTGACCTGGCAGATGCGTGATAACAACGAATTGCAAGTCGAGATGTGGAACGATGATACCACCGGTTTCCCCTTCACTGGCAACTCCAAGTTTGATCCCCGTGATTATCCGCAGCCAGCCTTTGGCCCACTCTACCAGCGCTGGTACGCGACCGACGGCAAGGAAGGTGTTGAGCCTCCACCAGAGGTGAAGAAGATCGTGGAAATTATCGACTCCGCTGAGCTGCTTCCGCCTGAAGAGCAGGTCAAGCCCGCTCAAGAGCTGTTCAAATACTGGGTTGACAACTGCTGGAAGGTCGGCACTATTGGCTTGACGCCTATGGTTCAAGGAGTGGTAGTGGTCAGCAACAATTTCCGCAATGTACCTACCACCCTGGGCAACGACTGGCCCTTGCGCACACCCGGCAACGCCCGGACTGAGCAGTTCTTCTTTAAACAATAAGTAGCAAGGGCAAGATGATTGGCAACACGGAGACGCAGGGATCCTGCGTCTCCGTGCTATCTTTTCCAACTGTTCTGTGAGGTGAGAGGTAATCTAATGTTCAGATATATTCTGCAACGACTTTTGCTGTTGCCATTGCTGGTGTTCATTTTTTCCGTCCTTGTCTTTGCACTGGTGCAAGCACCACCGGGAGACTTTTTAACCAATTATGCGGCGATTCTTGCTTCTTCTGGATCATCTATTGACCAAGCGCAATTAGATGCACTGAGGAGAACTTACGGCCTTGATAAGCCTTTCTACGTGCAGTACGGTAGATGGATGTGGAATATTCTGCAAGGCAATTTGGGTCTATCGCTCGAGTTCCAGCGGCCGAATAAAGAACTGATTGGGGATAGGCTGGTGTTGACCGTGGTGCTAGCCGCTTTCTCTTTTGGTTTTACATGGCTTGTCGCTATTCCGGCGGGTATCTATGCGGCCACCCATCAACACTCCCTGCTTGACTACGTATTTGCCGTTTTGAACTACATTGGTGTTGCGACACCGAATTTCATGCTGGCCCTGATCCTGATGTGGATCGCGTTTTCCCGCTTTGGCATGAGCGTCACCGGCCTGTTTTCTCCCCAGTTTGTCGATGCGCCTTGGAGTTGGGCCCGTGTAACGGACTTGCTCAAGCACATTTGGGTGCCCATGATTGTCCTTGGTATTGGAGGTACGGCTAGGCTCACCCGCGTGATGCGGGCCAATCTGCTTGATGAACTGAACAAGCCCTACGTGGTAGCTGCGCGTGCCAAAGGTCTATCGGAATGGAAACTGGTACTGAAGTATCCCGTGCGGTTAGCGCTTAATCCGCTGGTTAGCACCATCGGTTGGTATCTGCCTCAGTTGTTCTCCGGTAGTTTGATCGTTGCTACCGTGATGAACCTGCCCAACATTGGTCCATTGCTGCTGCGAGCGCTGATTAGCCAAGATATGTACTTAGCTGGCAGTATCCTGTTGATCTATTGTTTCCTCGCTATTCTCGGAACTTTGCTCTCAGATATCCTGCTCGCACTCTTAGACCCGCGCATCCGCATGGAAGGCTCGTGAGACAATGGTTGAAGAAAACAAGCCCTGCAGAGGGAATTCTATGGTGGACGAAACTTCTTTGCTCAACGAATTTGTTACTAGTGAAGCTGCAGAGCGTATCTCGGTGGCACCAAACTGGAAACTGGTGTGGTGGCGTTTCAAGAAGCATCGCCTGGCTGTTTTCAGTGCAGTGGTGCTCCTTTTCTTGTATGTGATCGTTCTGTTCCCCGATTTTTTCAGTATTGTGCAACCAGAACTAGCCGATGCACGCTTAGCATTCATCCCCATGCAGGGCATTCGTCTCTTTGATGGCACCCGCTTCCGACCATGGGTTCCTGCAGTAGTAGGCAGACGTAATCCTGTCACATTGCGCATGGAATGGGAAGTGGATGAAACCAAGAAAATACCGGTGGGACTCTTCGTAAGAGGATATCCCTATAAGATCTTTGGACGATTCCAGACCGATATCCATTTGCTGGGTCCTGCCAGTGGCAACCCTGAAGACAGGCTCTATCCTTTGGGCACTGATCGGTTAGGGCGCGACCAGTGGTCACGTCTCATGCATGGCACGCGGACCTCGATGACGGTTGGGCTGGTATCCGTTGTTTTGAGCGTGATCCTAGGAGTAATACTGGGTGGTATTTCTGGCTATTTTGGCGGGTTGCCCGATTTGATCATCCAGCGGTTGATCGAGATATTGCAGTCGCTGCCGACAATTCCGATTTGGTTGGCGATGACCGCTGCCATGCCAAGGGATTGGCCGTCAGATCGAGTATTCTTTACCATCACGCTCATCCTGGCTTTTGTCGGCTGGACTACGCTGGGTCGAGAGGTGCGTGGGCGATTTCTGGCTCTGCGTGAGGAAGATTTTGTCCTGGCTGCTGAATTGGCTGGATGTAGCCAGATGCGCATTATCACACGCCATATGGTTCCAGCATTTATGAGCCATATTATTGCTACCAGCACGTTGGCCATTCCAGTGATGATCATCAGTGAAACATCGTTGAGTTTCCTCGGCCTAGGCATACGCCCCCCTGCGATCAGTTGGGGCGTCTTGTTACAGGAAGCGCAGAATATCCAGACCATTGCACACGCCCCCTGGCTTCTTTTGCCAGGCGTGGTGGTGATTGTTAGTGTGCTAGCATGGAACCTCGTAGGCGATGGTCTGCGAGATGCGGCTGATCCCTACGGTCATTAGAACTTGAATGTATTGAGGTTTTATGACTAAAGATACTCACGTCACGACAGCACGGAAATTCATGGAAAACCAAGCGAAACCATTGTTAGCAGTACGCGATCTGAAAGTTCACTTTTTCCTCGATGAGGGGACGGTCAAGGCAGTCGATGGTGTGAGCTTTGACGTTTTTCCTGGTCAGGTCTTGGGGATCGTGGGCGAAAGCGGCTGCGGCAAAAGCGTCGCCATGAAGGCGGTCCTGCGCATCCTGGAACCGCCGGGACGCATTGTCGAAGGGCAGATCTTCCTTCGGCGCCAAGCTTCGCAGCGGGGACAAACAGGTGATAATGAAGTGGTTGATTTGGCTACGTTGGATCCAAACGGCAAGGAAATGCGCGATATCCGTGGGGCAGAGATTGCACTCATCCCACAAGAACCACAAGCTGCTTTTAGTCCGGTGCACACAGTGGGCGAGCAGATCATAGAAGCCATTATGCTCCATCAAGCAGTGAGCAAACGCGAGGCTAGCCAGATCGCTGTTGAGATGTTTCGTAGTGTAGGCATCCCAATGCCAGAACAGCGTCTTCACGAATATGCCTGGCAGTTGAGTGGCGGTCTGCGGCAACGCGCTATGATCGCTATGGCACTCTCATGTCATCCACGGCTATTGATTGCGGATGAACCGACGACAGCAATTGATGTAACGACACAAGCGCAGATTCTGCAACTCCTGCGTGACTTGCAGGAACAACGCAATACTGCCGTTATTTTCATCACCCATGATCTGGGTGTAATTGCACAGATGGCGCACTATGTTCAAGTGATGTATTTGGGATTAATTATGGAAGAGGGGCCGGTAGACCAAATTTTTCATGCGCCAAAGCACCCCTATACACAAGCTCTTCTGCGTTCCATTCCGAGTATTCAGTCCATCCCACGGGCGCGGCTTCCTTCCATCAGCGGATCCATACCACATCCTTTCAATCGGCCTTCGGGATGTCCCTTTCATCCGCGTTGCCGACAATGTGAACCCGGCATCTGCGATCAGCAGATCCCGCCTCTTCAGTTTACTGGCAACCGACAAGCGGTGCGTTGCTTCCGTTATTCTGAGACGGAGGGACAAGAGTGACAGACATTGCGCCAGCTAGAAAACGGGTATTGCTAGAGGTCAAGAATTTGTCCAAGTTCTTTCCAATTCAGAAGGGGTTTTTCAGGCGAGTGATTGGATATGTACGAGCAGTCGATGATGTTAGCTTTTTCATTAACGAAGGCGAAACGCTCGGCCTGGTCGGCGAAAGCGGTTGTGGCAAAACGACAACAGCGCGTTGTATCCTGCGGGCGCTTACTCCAACGAGTGGACAGATCCTCTTTCGCACGAAAGACGATCAATTTGTAGATTTAGCGTGTCTATCCCGTCAAGAACTACGCCCATTTCGTCCGCAGATACAGATGATTTTTCAGGACCCTTATGGTTCGCTCAATCCGCGCATGACGCTTTTTGATATCGTTGGCGAGCCGCTCTTGGTCAACGGCATGAAAGATCGTAAAGAACGTGCTGAACGCGTCGCAGAATTGTTACGCCTGGTTGAGATGCGTCCTGAATACATGCAGCGTTTCCCTCACGCGTTCAGTGGTGGGCAGCGGCAGCGCATAGGTATTGCTCGTGCACTGGCGCTGAATCCGCGGTTGGTGGTTGCAGACGAGCCAGTCTCTGCTTTGGATGTGTCTGTTCAAGCACAAATCCTGAACTTGATGTTGGAGCTACAGAATCGATTACACCTGACCTATCTATTTATTGCTCATAACCTAAGCGTTATCAAGCACATCAGCCACCGGGTTGTCGTGATGTATGTGGGCAAGATAGTAGAAACTGCGCGAACTCAAGAGTTATTCCAGTGTCCCAAACATCCCTATACTGCAGTACTGCTGGCAGCAGTGCCTACACCGGACCCGCATCGACGGATGGGCAAAATTGAATTGCAGGGAGAAGTGCCAAGCCCGGCTAACCCACCTTCAGGCTGCTATTTTCACCCGCGCTGTCCGTTTGTTATTGACCTCTGCCAAATGGAAGTGCCAACTCTGAGGGAGATCGCTCCAGAACACTGGGTCAGTTGTCACCGGGCCGATGAACTAGACCTTACCGATTTCAGTCTGGACAGATGCGTCAATCGAATGTAGCCATATGACCGAGCCATTGACACTGTATTGGGGGGATATCCATAATCACAATGAAATTGGCTATGGTCGAGGGTCGCTGGAGCGTTCTTATCGTTTGGCCCAGAATACCCTGGATTTCTATGCCTTTACACCGCATGGCTGGTGGCCTGATATGCCAGAACAGGATGAGGCACTTTGTAAAGCGCATCGAGAAGCTTTTGAGCGTGTGCAAGAACATTGGCCAGAAGTGATAGCACAGGCTAATGCTGCCAATCGGGATGGAACCTTTGTAAGCTACATCGGCTATGAATGGCATTCGCTAAACTGGGGAGACTATCACATTATTTTCCCTGACTCTTTTGGGCAGCTCTTTCATGCTCCTGATTTAGCTAGCCTGCTGAAATTTGCGCGGGAAAACGGAGCACTGGCAATTCCACATCATTCAGCATACAAGCAGGGGTGGCGTGGTACCAAGTGGGCCGAACACGATGAGCAGATATCCCCAGTGTGTGAAATCTATTCGGAACATGGCAACTCTTTTGAAACACCATCGTATTGGGGCATGTATGCTCATTCGATGGGAGGGAGCAACCGGTCACAGACGGTGATCGAGCAGCTGAAAATCGGTCGCATAATTGGATTTACAGCCGGAACAGATAATCATTTTGGCTATCCAGGGAGCTACGCTGAGGGGTTAACTGGAGTCTGGGCATCCCAACTGACCAGGCAGGCCATTTTTGATGCATTGCGCCGTCGACATAGTTATGCTATCACTGGAGATCGGATCAAGATATGGTTTGCTCTAGGCACCGGCATAATGGGTGATGTGTTACCTGCTAGCGTCTCCAGGGAGATAAGGCTCGAAATCGAGGCACTGGATGAGATTGATTACGTGGAGCTGAACAAAAATGGCTACGCACTTGCACGCTGGTGGGGTGATCGTTCGAATATTACAGGTAGCACACAGCACTTGTTGCGCCTTGAATGGGGCTGGGATGCTCTGTCCTCTGTACATCTCACTACTTGGGAAATCCAAGGCGAACTTCAGGGCGGTCGGCTAATGCGCATGATACCTTGTCTCGCTGGCGGTGGAGCTTCGACTGATCGTGTCAATTTGATGCATGTGCTGGACGCGACTCACTTCATCGTCGAGTCTTATACGTCTAGAATGAACCCATTGCCGACCAACTCGGTAGTTCTTGAGGTGGAAGCTAGTCAGGAATGCCAACTGGCACTCGTCATTTTTGGACAGCATCCGAAAGGAGGAGCGTTTCGAGTATCCTGTGATGTGGTACTGAATCAATTACGGGACAACAATGTGTCATTGTCGGTGTTTGACAGTTTTTTGGCTCCTAAGGTGCGCATTGGGCCTGTCATTGAGAAGGATAAGGTCTCCCTAGTATCAGAGTTTGTTGATCCTAATCCAGGAGATAAAGATTTCTATTTTATCAAAGTAGTGCAGAAGAACGGCCATTTGGCTTGGTCTTCTCCTATCTGGTGTAATGAAAATCGCAACTAAAGGAAGGTTTGGAAAGATGAATCTGCAAGAACTACACGCGTTTCTCCTCCATCACTTAACAGAAGAGGTAATGCCTTTCTGGATTCGCTATAGCCTGGACTGGAAAAACGGAGGGATGTGGACCTGTCTAGCTGATGACGGTTCTATTCTGAGCCGCGACAAATACATCTGGTCGAACGCCCGGGCGCTTTGGACTTTTTCTGCTTTGGTCAATCGGATCACAAACAAGTACTCCATTAGGGAGGAGATTAAAGATGTATGGCGACGTGCCGCCATGAATCAATATCACTTCTTGAAACGTTATGGCCGTGATGCCAATGGATATTGGGTCTTTGTCGTGGACGAAGTGGGCAATGTTCTGGTTGGAGAAAACAGCATCGCTACAGATGCCTTTGCTATTTACGGTTTCATTGAATATTTTCGTATGACTGGAGATGAGGAAGCTTTGGCAATTGCTCGCGAAACGGCTGTTTCCTGCCGCGAACGACTCGCGCATCCCGGAAGCTACAAGACAGCACCCTATACGACTCCATCGGGAATGAAGGCCCATCGAGAAGCCATGCAGTTTTCATTGATGTTCTCGGAGCTTGGACATGAATTGCGAGATGACTCCTTTCTTGAAGAGGGCTTGAGGTACGGGCGAGAAGTGCTGGATCATTTTTATCGCGCTGACCGTGGGGTATTGTTAGAATATCTTGGTATGGATAATAGTGTGTGGGATACACCAGCCGGGCGAGTAATGGTGCCAGGGCATGCCATTGAGAGCCTCTGGTTTCAGATTCACAACTTTACACGCGTTGGTGATACTGCTAGGGCACATTATGCTGCGGAAGCAATGCGCCCCTGCCTTGAAAAAGGGTGGGACCCTCTCTATGGGGGATTGTTTCTAGGTATAGATGTAGAGGGTAAGGAGCTTCCTTATTGGAAGCACGCCGATAAGAAGCTATGGTGGCCTTTCACGGAGGCGCTCTGTGGCACACTGCTCGCCTACGAGCAGGTGCGCGACGAATGGTGCCTTGAATGGTATTGGAAAATTCATAATTGGGCTTTTGCTCATTTCCCGGATAAAGAGCATGGTGAATGGACGCAAAAACTGGATCGTCAGGGCAACAAGATCGATGAAGTGATCGCTTTGCCGGTCAAGGATCCGTTTCACTTGCCACGGGGTTTAATTGTTGCTATTGAGACCTTGGAAAGGCTGACAAGAAACGATAGAAGGGCAAACTCAATATGATAGAAAGGCCCAATATTATTGAACTCATCTGGCATGATCTTGGAGACTGGCTATCCTGCTACAACCGACCTGATTTGTCCTCTCCTTGCTTGCAGGCGCTAGCGGACGAGGGGGCAGTATTTGAGAACCATTTTTGCCCTGCCCCTCAGTGCTCTCCCAGCCGCGCCTCTATTAAGACTGGCCGTTATCCCCAATCTCATGGAATTCTTGGCCTGACTCACCGGGGTTGGCGTTATAAAGAAGGCGAGGAAGATTTGCCGCTTATCCTACGCCGGGTTGGCTATCAGACGTTTCTCATTGGTTTCCAGCATGAGCGGGATAATGTGGCGGAACTGACGTATAACGAGAGTTGGACCGAGCTCGCCAACGCAGTTGGGCTCAGTTTAGAGACGGACGCTGAATCAGTGGCTAATCGAGCGATGGAGTTCCTCAAATGCCGCGCAGCAGCTTGTCAACCCTTTTTTCTATCGATTGGCTTCTTCGATGTGCATCGTCCATTTGGTACGAAGTATGATGCTGAGGTTGCTAAACAACTCAATGTCCCTGCTTTCTTGCCAGATGAGCCTGTCGTGCGTAAGGACTTGGCTTCATTCTATGAATGCATTCACAAGGCAGACGCGTCCACAGGACGGGTATTGCAGACGCTCCGAGAAGTCGGTCTGGAGGATAACACGCTCGTTTACTTCACTACTGATCATGGGCCTGAATTCCCTCGCGCTAAAATGACACTGTACGATCCAGGACTGAAAGTGGCGCTCGTTTTTAAGTATCCTGGCGTTATACAGCCTGGCACTCGAGTACGAGCCCTGACCAGCCATGTAGACATATTGCCTACTCTATTGGAAGTAGCCAATGTGCCTATTCCCCCCAATGTCCAGGGTCATTCAATGCTCAAACTCTTGAGGGGTGAGCCATACGAGGCCCGAGGTGCAATTTTTGCAGAGATGACTTGGCATGGGGGTGAATATGATCCAATGCGCTGTATACGAACAAGTCAGTTCAAATATATACGTAACTTCTTGCCTGGCTGGCCGGTGCAGATCGGAGGTCCCTGCGTTCAGCGATATGGCGAAGCATTCATCAACAAGCACTTTGCTCATGCGCGCCCAGAAGAGGAACTATATGATCTGCAAGCAGATCCCTGGGAGCAGAATAACCTGGCAGAAGATGCCGCATATCAACCGCTGAAGGAGGAGCTGGCCAACCGTCTCTCCTCATGGGAGAGAGAGGTTGATGACCCAATTTTGCGAGGGCCAGTCCTACCCGCGGATGCGACAAAAGTTGGCTCTGGCTGTGTGTGGGCCAAGTTCCCACCTCACAACCCCCTGAAGGAGGAGTTCCGTTTTGGTATTGTACGCACAAGAGATTTTGGTGAAGAGCCACTGTAACTGGCCAATTGCTTAGAAACTATAGTGTTTTGTGGCGGGAGAGACTGTATAACATATATATGAATATTGTATATAAACTGATAGACGCACAGCGAGGTTATAGTGTGAATCAGCGAAAGGGGTCAGTAGCTACCGTTGCGCCGTCGGTGCTACCCCCAGCTTTCCATGTCATGGTGAAGCCCCGTGGTGCGCTCTGCAATCTACATTGTAGTTATTGTTATTATCTATCTAAAGAGATGCTTTACCCTGAGAGTCGTTTTCGGATGACCACCGAAATGTTAGAGCTCTTTACCCGCCAGTATATCCAGGCGCAAAGCGTTCCCGAGGTGACCTTTGCCTGGCAGGGAGGCGAGCCGACTCTAATGGGGCTAGATTTCTTTCGCCTGGCTGTGACTTTGCAGAAAAAATACCGCAAGCCAGGGATGCGCGTTTGTAACACGCTGCAAACTAACGGTACCACCCTGACCCGTGAGTGGTGTCGCTTTTTTCGAGAACATAACTTTCTGATTGGCGTGAGCCTGGACGGCCCTCGCGAACTTCATGATGCTTATCGGCGTGACAAGAGGGATGCTCCGACTTTCGATCGCGTAATGAATGGGTTGGCGCTGCTAAAACAGTACGGCGTGGAGTTCAATATCTTGGCCGCTGTCCATGCGGCTAACGCTGCGCATCCGTTGGAGGTATACCGCTTTCTGCGGGATGAAGTGGGCGCTAAGTTCATTCAGTTCATTCCCATCGTCGCACGAATGAATGCCCTAGATGGCCAGGAAAACGTTCGGGTTACTGGGTACTCGGTAGGAGGGCGGCAATATGGAGACTTTCTTATCGCTATCTTTGACGAATGGATACGTCAAGATATCGGTCGTGTCTCCGTGCAGATTTTTGATGTGGCACTGGCTGCTTGGCTAGGTGAACAGCCTGGCCTGTGCGTTTTTGGGAAAACGTGCGGTATGGCTATGGCCTTGGAGCATAATGGTGATCTCTATGCATGCGATCATTTTGTAGAACCCACGCACCTTCTGGGCAACATTCAGCGGGTTCCCCTGCTTGAAATGGTGGGCTCGGAGCGACAATGGCAATTCGGACAGGCCAAGCGTACTACGCTGCCACGCTATTGTCGTGGGTGTAAAGTGCGTTTTGTTTGTAATGGTGGCTGCCCTAAGGATCGCTTTATCCGCACGCCTGACGGTGAGCCAGGGTTGAATTACTTGTGCGAGGGATTCAAAGCATTCTTCGCGTACATTGACACACCTATGCGGATTCTGACTGCGAAACTCCGGAATAACCTGGTCAGGGTCCGCCTCAATCAA containing:
- a CDS encoding anaerobic sulfatase maturase encodes the protein MNIVYKLIDAQRGYSVNQRKGSVATVAPSVLPPAFHVMVKPRGALCNLHCSYCYYLSKEMLYPESRFRMTTEMLELFTRQYIQAQSVPEVTFAWQGGEPTLMGLDFFRLAVTLQKKYRKPGMRVCNTLQTNGTTLTREWCRFFREHNFLIGVSLDGPRELHDAYRRDKRDAPTFDRVMNGLALLKQYGVEFNILAAVHAANAAHPLEVYRFLRDEVGAKFIQFIPIVARMNALDGQENVRVTGYSVGGRQYGDFLIAIFDEWIRQDIGRVSVQIFDVALAAWLGEQPGLCVFGKTCGMAMALEHNGDLYACDHFVEPTHLLGNIQRVPLLEMVGSERQWQFGQAKRTTLPRYCRGCKVRFVCNGGCPKDRFIRTPDGEPGLNYLCEGFKAFFAYIDTPMRILTAKLRNNLVRVRLNQMSQRMS